TTGCCGTAGAAGGACGCGGCGTGCCCGCGGGCCATCGACTCGAACTGGTTCTGCTCGTTCACCGCCAGGTCGCCCTTGTTGTACTTGCGCACCAGGTCGGCGAAGTGGCCGATGCCCTCCTGGGACTTGGGGTCGTGCAGGGTGCCGTGCCAGTTGCCGGCGCTGTCGAACTTGGCGATGCTGCCGCCGTACGCGGCCACGTAGCTCATCGCGGCGTACCAGTACGGACCGGGCAGGTAGAGCGGCGAGTAGGTCCGGTCCGCCTTGTTCCGGTCCGCGATCTTGTCCAGGGCGGCCAGCAGGTCGTTCTCGGTCTTGGGGAACTCGGCGCTGCCGGTGGCCTGTTGGAAGGCCGAGGAGTTGTAGATCGCGACCCGGGCGCCGGCGTAGTAGGGCACGCACCAGAGCTTGTCCTGGTACGTACAGGTGTTGGCGAGCGCCTTGATCCAGCTGTCGGAGTTGTCGAAGGTGGTGCGGTCCACCGGGGCGAGCGCGCCGGAGAGCACGTACTTCATGGTCTCGGTGTTGCCCAGTTCGACCACGTCGGGGGCGGTGCCGTCGGCGATCGCCTTGTCCAGCCTGCCGACCTTGTCGGCCCAACCCTGGTAGGAGAGCTTGAGGGTGACGTTCGGGTACTTCGCCGCGAACTCGTCGTTGACCCGCTGGACCAGGTCGGGCCAGTTCTTCTGGGCGTCGTCCATGAGCCAGACGGTGACGGT
The genomic region above belongs to Streptomyces sp. 1331.2 and contains:
- a CDS encoding extracellular solute-binding protein; the protein is MKRQLMSAFGITALAVGLTACSSTGSPSADDKSAAADPKAARGTVTVWLMDDAQKNWPDLVQRVNDEFAAKYPNVTLKLSYQGWADKVGRLDKAIADGTAPDVVELGNTETMKYVLSGALAPVDRTTFDNSDSWIKALANTCTYQDKLWCVPYYAGARVAIYNSSAFQQATGSAEFPKTENDLLAALDKIADRNKADRTYSPLYLPGPYWYAAMSYVAAYGGSIAKFDSAGNWHGTLHDPKSQEGIGHFADLVRKYNKGDLAVNEQNQFESMARGHAASFYGNGYEAASVTAPVTGDASLKDAVKVATMPGPDGKPLPTFIGGSDLAVTAKSPSVALATDWVRMFTGTKSEQALADKDILPNNLTQLNPLKSKPTTAAAANAVPDAWFTPLAPGWGAVEKQKIIPDMLTAILKGKSVDQATKEADAAIDQLINKAS